The Cucurbita pepo subsp. pepo cultivar mu-cu-16 chromosome LG08, ASM280686v2, whole genome shotgun sequence genome contains a region encoding:
- the LOC111800207 gene encoding chitinase domain-containing protein 1-like → MAKKRDRQAVSIRRKTHNVSSDKHEIVGDSSSDRRLIVIFVVFFVISPAISALLYYRYTNSGGFSGASVYERGLVKTDIHHQEILAEHSNVAENTSRHYDYPVLAYITPWNSRGYDIAKKFNSKFTHLSPVWYDLKSHGSRLVLEGRHNADQGWISELRLAGDALVLPRVVVEALPTDLLRKKKLQDKAIDLIVTECKEMGYDGIVLESWSRWAAYGILNDPDLRNSALQFIKQLGNALHSELDSWRSKQPLQLVYVIGPPHSEKLENQDFGPEDMQSLSGAVDGFSLMTYDYSSPHSPGPNAPMNWIRSALRLVLGTKDNSLLPLEAGKIFLGINFYGYDYSLSGGGGAITGNDYLSVLSKYKPLVQWEEISAEHFILYTDNNQNKHAVFYPSLKSISTRLEAAGSLGTGISIWEIGQGLDYFFDLL, encoded by the exons ATGGCCAAGAAGCGGGATCGCCAAGCTGTTTCGATTCGCCGGAAAACCCATAATGTCTCTTCCGACAAGCACGAAATCGTCGGAGATTCCTCCTCTGACCGGAGGCTTATCGTCATCTTCGTCGTCTTCTTTGTCATATCTCCCGCCATTTCCGCTCTCTTGTATTACAGATACACTAATAGCGGGGGATTTTCTGGCGCATCTGTATATGAACGGGGCCTCGTAAAGACTGATATCCACCATCAAGAAATTCTAGCT GAGCACTCAAACGTCGCTGAAAATACTTCTCGCCATTATGATTATCCTGTGCTTGCTTATATTACGCCGTG GAACTCCAGGGGCTATGATATAGCAAAAAAGTTCAACTCCAAATTTACACATTTATCACCGGTGTGGTATGATTTGAAGAG TCATGGTTCCCGCTTAGTGTTGGAGGGAAGACACAATGCTGATCAAGGATGGATCTCAGAGCTAAGACTGGCTGGAGATGCACTG GTATTGCCTAGAGTGGTTGTTGAAGCACTTCCTACAGATCTGCTTAGAAAGAAGAAGCTACAGGACAAAGCTATTGATCTAATTGTTACAGAATGCAA GGAAATGGGCTATGATGGTATTGTGCTAGAATCCTGGTCGAGGTGGGCTGCTTATGGGATATTGAATGACCCAGACCTGAGGAATTCG GCACTGCAATTTATCAAGCAACTTGGAAATGCCCTGCACTCAGAGCTTGATAGCTGGAGATCTAAGCAACCGTTACAACTGGTGTATGTCATTGGTCCACCTCATTCCGAGAAACTGGAAAACCAGGATTTTGGGCCAGAAGATATGCAGAGCTTGAGTGGTGCTGTGGATGGTTTCTCGCTTATGACCTATGATTACTCCAGTCCTCATAGCCCAGGCCCCAATGCTCCAATGAATTGGATTCGTTCAGCGTTACGGCTAGTACTTGGCACCAAGGACAACAGCCTTCTTCCACTCGAGGCTGGCAAGATTTTTCTTGGAATCAACTTCTATGGCTATGATTACAGCCTTTCAGGAG GAGGTGGAGCTATCACTGGAAATGATTATCTATCTGTCTTAAGCAAGTACAAGCCTCTGGTGCAATGGGAGGAGATCAGTGCCGAACATTTCATCTTGTACACTGATAACAATCAAAACAAGCACGCAGTCTTTTATCCATCGCTGAAATCAATCTCCACACGTCTAGAGGCAGCTGGATCATTGGGAACGGGCATCTCAATATGGGAAATCGGACAAGGTTTGGACTACTTTTTTGATCTTCTGTAA
- the LOC111800210 gene encoding chitinase domain-containing protein 1-like: protein MGYDGIVLESWSRWAAYGILNDPDLRNSALQFIKQLGNALHSELDSWRSKQPLQLVYVIGPPHSEKLENQDFGPEDMQSLSGAVDGFSLMTYDYSSPHSPGPNAPMNWIRSALRLVLGTKDNSLLPLEAGKIFLGINFYGYDYSLSGGGGAITGNDYLSVLSKYKPLVQWEEISAEHFILYTDNNQNKHAVFYPSLKSISTRLEAAGSLGTGISIWEIGQGLDYFFDLL, encoded by the exons ATGGGCTATGATGGTATTGTGCTAGAATCCTGGTCGAGGTGGGCTGCTTATGGGATATTGAATGACCCAGACCTGAGGAATTCG GCACTGCAATTTATCAAGCAACTTGGAAATGCCCTGCACTCAGAGCTTGATAGCTGGAGATCTAAGCAACCGTTACAACTGGTGTATGTCATTGGTCCACCTCATTCCGAGAAACTGGAAAACCAGGATTTTGGGCCAGAAGATATGCAGAGCTTGAGTGGTGCTGTGGATGGTTTCTCGCTTATGACCTATGATTACTCCAGTCCTCATAGCCCAGGCCCCAATGCTCCAATGAATTGGATTCGTTCAGCGTTACGGCTAGTACTTGGCACCAAGGACAACAGCCTTCTTCCACTCGAGGCTGGCAAGATTTTTCTTGGAATCAACTTCTATGGCTATGATTACAGCCTTTCAGGAG GAGGTGGAGCTATCACTGGAAATGATTATCTATCTGTCTTAAGCAAGTACAAGCCTCTGGTGCAATGGGAGGAGATCAGTGCCGAACATTTCATCTTGTACACTGATAACAATCAAAACAAGCACGCAGTCTTTTATCCATCGCTGAAATCAATCTCCACACGTCTAGAGGCAGCTGGATCATTGGGAACGGGCATCTCAATATGGGAAATCGGACAAGGTTTGGACTACTTTTTTGATCTTCTGTAA
- the LOC111800212 gene encoding abscisic acid receptor PYL9-like → MNDDDPCGVMDAQYIRRHHRHHPKENQCTSAVFKNVRAPVPLVWSLVRRFDQPQKYKPFVSRCVVKGDLGIGSVREVNVKSGLPATTSTERLELLDDEEHILGIRIVGGDHRLKNYSSIMTVHPKVIDGRPGTVVVESFVVDVPSGNTKDETCYFVKALIRCNLKSLADVSERMAVQGQTEPIEK, encoded by the exons ATGAACGACGACGATCCATGTGGAGTTATGGACGCTCAGTACATACGCAGGCATCACCGTCACCATCCCAAAGAGAATCAGTGTACATCGGCTGTTTTCAAGAACGTTAGAGCTCCGGTTCCTCTT GTTTGGTCACTGGTGAGGAGATTTGATCAGCCCCAGAAGTATAAGCCTTTTGTTAGTCGTTGTGTAGTGAAAGGAGATCTGGGCATTGGAAGTGTCAGGGAAGTGAATGTGAAATCTGGTCTTCCTGCGACCACCAGTACTGAGAGGTTGGAGCTTCTCGATGATGAAGAACACATACTCGGAATCAGAATCGTTGGTGGAGATCACAGGCTCAAA AACTACTCTTCCATCATGACTGTCCATCCAAAGGTCATTGATGGAAGACCTGGCACGGTTGTAGTCGAGTCTTTTGTGGTGGATGTGCCGAGCGGGAACACCAAAGATGAGACGTGTTACTTCGTTAAGGCATTAATCAGATGCAATCTTAAATCATTGGCGGATGTATCGGAGAGGATGGCTGTGCAGGGGCAAACTGAACCAATCGAGAAGTAG